In Mycolicibacterium phocaicum, one DNA window encodes the following:
- a CDS encoding VWA domain-containing protein, whose protein sequence is MEIPFIGPLTLSGFSSGWFFLYLIAVVGAVAIYLLLRKARRKRVLRFANTELLEQVVAARPKTRSRWRHLPAVLLVVSLVFLTTAMAGPTHDIRIPRNRAVVMLVIDVSESMIATDVKPSRIEAAKSAGKTFVKGLTNGISVGLVQFSSSATMLVAPTSDHDVVARTIDTLEPSPRTATGEGIFTALQAIATLDAVMGGGDGPPPAHIVLMSDGKETVPADPNDPRGALTAARAAKDQDVVISTISFGTPSGVITYEGQEVPVPTDDLSLQKIAKVTGGESFRAETLDQLTRVYANLQEQIGYQTIRGDASGSWTRVGFFVLVLALFAGLKINNRLPG, encoded by the coding sequence TTGGAGATCCCCTTTATCGGGCCACTGACGCTGTCCGGGTTCTCGAGCGGTTGGTTCTTCCTGTATCTGATTGCCGTCGTCGGTGCCGTCGCGATCTATCTGCTGCTGCGCAAGGCCCGTCGCAAGCGCGTCCTGCGGTTCGCCAACACCGAGCTCCTGGAGCAGGTTGTCGCAGCTCGTCCGAAGACGCGGTCGCGGTGGCGTCACCTGCCTGCGGTGCTGCTGGTGGTCTCGCTGGTCTTTCTCACCACCGCAATGGCCGGACCGACCCACGACATCCGGATTCCGCGTAACCGCGCCGTCGTCATGCTCGTCATCGACGTCTCCGAATCGATGATCGCCACCGACGTCAAGCCCAGCCGCATCGAGGCGGCGAAGAGCGCCGGCAAGACGTTCGTCAAGGGCCTGACCAACGGGATCAGCGTCGGCCTGGTCCAATTCTCTTCCAGCGCAACGATGCTGGTGGCGCCGACGAGCGACCACGACGTCGTCGCGCGGACCATCGACACCCTGGAGCCGTCCCCGCGCACCGCGACGGGCGAAGGCATCTTCACGGCGCTGCAGGCCATCGCCACCCTCGACGCCGTCATGGGCGGCGGTGACGGTCCGCCGCCCGCGCACATCGTGCTGATGTCGGACGGTAAGGAAACCGTGCCTGCGGATCCGAACGACCCGCGCGGCGCACTGACGGCGGCGCGCGCGGCCAAGGACCAGGACGTCGTGATCTCGACCATCTCGTTCGGTACGCCGTCGGGTGTCATCACCTACGAGGGGCAGGAAGTGCCGGTCCCGACCGATGACCTGTCGCTGCAGAAGATCGCGAAGGTGACCGGCGGTGAGTCGTTCCGCGCCGAGACCCTCGACCAGCTGACCCGCGTGTACGCCAACCTGCAGGAGCAGATCGGCTACCAGACCATCCGCGGCGACGCCAGCGGCAGCTGGACCCGCGTCGGATTCTTCGTGCTGGTCCTGGCCCTGTTCGCGGGCCTGAAGATCAACAACCGCCTGCCGGGCTGA
- a CDS encoding MarR family winged helix-turn-helix transcriptional regulator: MSPSSIGNARVKLTALEAMRPVLSLMKGADPSKDVSAARLGLSLLWLADDVIAAVNRKLERVNISEAKLDVLMIFAAQLGRPEEEWAVRQTPSGLSEYFGITKASATGLIDWLENRKLVTRTRHATDRRSTPVRITPEGEKLVAEAVPVFEQACGELVDVLSERDRRDLQRILDKLWIHVKAPVAPADD, encoded by the coding sequence ATGAGCCCGTCGTCGATCGGCAATGCCCGCGTCAAACTCACTGCGCTCGAGGCCATGCGGCCCGTGCTCAGCCTCATGAAGGGTGCCGATCCGTCGAAGGACGTCAGCGCCGCCCGGCTGGGACTGTCGCTGCTGTGGTTGGCCGACGACGTCATCGCCGCGGTCAATCGCAAGCTCGAACGCGTCAACATCTCGGAAGCCAAACTCGATGTGCTGATGATCTTCGCGGCACAGCTGGGCCGGCCCGAAGAGGAATGGGCCGTCCGCCAAACTCCCAGCGGACTTTCCGAGTACTTCGGCATCACGAAGGCCAGCGCCACGGGGCTCATCGACTGGCTGGAGAACCGCAAGCTCGTCACCCGGACCCGCCATGCCACCGACCGCCGCAGCACGCCGGTGCGGATCACCCCCGAAGGGGAAAAGCTGGTGGCCGAGGCCGTCCCGGTTTTCGAGCAGGCGTGTGGCGAGCTGGTCGACGTGCTCAGCGAGCGTGACCGCCGGGACCTGCAGCGCATCCTCGACAAACTGTGGATTCACGTCAAGGCGCCCGTGGCTCCAGCAGACGACTGA
- a CDS encoding LLM class F420-dependent oxidoreductase — translation MRFGLFIPQGWRLDLVGIAPQDHWQVMRDLAAHADGGPWDSLWVYDHFHTVPMPTAEATHEAWTLMAAYAATTSRIKLGQMCTAISYRNPAYLAKVAATTDIISGGRVQMGIGGGWYEHEWRAYGYGFPSAGVRLARLDEGVQIMRTAWRDGVVSFDGRHYQVDGAIVQPRPLQDNGIPLWIAGGGEKVTLKIAAKYAQYTNFTSEPDGFAHKSEVLQQHCREVGTDYDGIVRSANFNVVIGESEDDVAARIARIRDRQVTVAHEAAVDAMVKNLTSPDSACGTTEQVIAKLQKIKDLGCAYAILYFPEAAYDRSSIEAFEREVIPALSD, via the coding sequence ATGCGCTTCGGATTGTTCATCCCGCAAGGTTGGCGTCTCGATCTGGTGGGGATCGCCCCGCAGGACCACTGGCAGGTGATGCGCGATCTGGCCGCGCACGCCGACGGCGGACCCTGGGATTCGCTGTGGGTCTACGACCATTTCCACACCGTGCCGATGCCGACCGCGGAGGCCACGCACGAGGCGTGGACGCTGATGGCGGCCTACGCGGCGACGACCTCGCGGATCAAGCTCGGTCAGATGTGTACCGCGATCAGCTACCGCAACCCCGCGTATCTGGCGAAGGTCGCGGCGACCACCGACATCATCTCCGGTGGCCGGGTCCAGATGGGCATCGGTGGCGGCTGGTACGAACACGAATGGCGCGCTTACGGTTACGGCTTCCCGTCGGCCGGTGTGCGGCTGGCCCGGCTCGACGAAGGCGTACAGATCATGCGCACCGCCTGGCGCGACGGGGTGGTGAGCTTCGACGGCAGGCACTACCAGGTCGACGGCGCCATCGTGCAACCGAGGCCGTTGCAGGACAACGGCATTCCGCTGTGGATCGCGGGCGGCGGCGAGAAGGTGACGCTGAAGATCGCCGCGAAGTACGCGCAGTACACCAACTTCACCTCTGAGCCCGACGGCTTCGCGCACAAATCCGAAGTGCTGCAACAGCACTGCCGTGAGGTCGGCACCGACTACGACGGCATCGTCCGCTCGGCCAACTTCAACGTGGTGATCGGTGAGTCCGAGGACGACGTCGCGGCCCGCATCGCGCGCATCCGGGATCGCCAGGTCACCGTCGCGCACGAAGCCGCCGTCGACGCGATGGTGAAAAACCTGACATCGCCCGATTCTGCTTGCGGCACAACCGAACAGGTCATCGCGAAGCTGCAGAAGATCAAGGATCTCGGCTGCGCGTACGCGATCCTGTACTTCCCTGAGGCCGCATACGACAGGTCGAGCATCGAGGCTTTCGAGCGCGAGGTCATTCCCGCGCTCAGTGACTAG
- a CDS encoding HpcH/HpaI aldolase family protein, with amino-acid sequence MQADWFTGDADGGPAIGLWLGLANAYSAELCATLGFDWLLIDAEHAPNTVRTVLHQLQAISGSASTAVVRPSTTDTDTIKRYLDIGAQHLLLPMIESAHQARDAVAASRYPPHGTRGVGSALARASQWGTRADYLETANAGIRLIAQIETPEAVAAVDAIAGTDGIDAVFVGLSDLAATMGHLGQPAHPEVQDAFAHVVARARRAGKPVGTLAAGPALARSAEEYGCSFIAVGTDIGLLAGGGRQLLAQARGAVDGPLPTSGY; translated from the coding sequence ATGCAAGCTGATTGGTTCACCGGTGACGCCGACGGGGGACCGGCCATCGGTTTGTGGCTGGGGCTTGCCAACGCCTACAGCGCCGAGCTGTGCGCAACCCTCGGTTTCGACTGGCTGCTCATCGACGCCGAGCACGCGCCCAACACCGTGCGGACCGTCCTGCACCAGTTGCAGGCCATCTCCGGTAGCGCGAGCACCGCCGTGGTGCGACCGTCGACCACCGATACCGACACCATCAAGCGCTACCTCGACATCGGTGCGCAGCACCTGCTGCTGCCGATGATCGAGAGCGCCCACCAGGCGCGCGACGCCGTCGCCGCCTCGCGATACCCACCGCACGGCACCCGTGGCGTGGGAAGCGCTCTGGCCCGCGCATCGCAGTGGGGCACGCGGGCCGACTACCTCGAGACAGCGAATGCGGGCATTCGCCTGATCGCGCAGATCGAGACTCCCGAGGCAGTCGCTGCTGTCGACGCCATCGCCGGGACCGACGGGATCGACGCCGTCTTCGTCGGCCTGTCAGATCTCGCGGCCACCATGGGTCATCTCGGTCAGCCCGCGCATCCTGAGGTTCAGGATGCGTTCGCCCACGTGGTCGCCCGCGCCCGTCGCGCCGGCAAACCCGTTGGGACCCTTGCTGCCGGCCCGGCGCTTGCCCGGTCCGCCGAGGAGTACGGGTGCAGCTTCATCGCGGTCGGTACTGATATCGGACTGCTTGCCGGCGGCGGTCGGCAGCTGCTGGCCCAAGCTCGCGGCGCCGTCGACGGGCCGCTCCCGACGAGCGGGTACTGA
- a CDS encoding FAD-dependent monooxygenase gives MKVLISGASIAGPVLAYWLSRNEFDVTVVERAPALRKTGGHAVDLFRPAMEISERMGVLDRIEARATGTTALTLNRPPRTRWTHIDYVKLIGAMSDRHVEIMRDDLSQAYYDAVRDDAEFRFGDQLTSITDAGEVTFETGAPERYDLVIGADGLHSGVRQLTFGDQAREHFLGGYLAVVSVPKMLAPKGEMSGYLAPRKIAMVYSADHLDDARAVFMFRTDEPLDYHYRDIDAQKRHLRAAFEGVGPEIDHWLGELDDTPSFYFDAITQLEMSTWSRGRVTLVGDAGYCPGPGVGGSTSLAVYGAYVLAHALTAHRGDHTAAFAAYERTMAAPVDGSRAMARFNAKTIVPESAWGARTLLGVGRAISVLPRGLTGRLARLNAKGVRLYDTMPLPD, from the coding sequence ATGAAGGTGCTCATCTCCGGCGCCAGCATCGCCGGCCCGGTCCTGGCCTACTGGCTGTCCCGCAATGAATTCGACGTGACGGTGGTCGAACGCGCACCCGCCCTGCGCAAGACCGGCGGCCATGCCGTCGACCTGTTCCGTCCGGCCATGGAGATCTCCGAACGCATGGGCGTGTTGGACCGCATCGAGGCCCGGGCCACCGGAACGACCGCCCTCACCCTCAACCGTCCGCCCCGCACCCGATGGACCCACATCGACTACGTCAAGCTCATCGGGGCCATGTCCGACCGGCACGTCGAGATCATGCGTGACGACCTCAGCCAGGCGTACTACGACGCCGTACGCGACGACGCCGAGTTCCGCTTCGGGGACCAACTCACGTCGATCACCGACGCCGGTGAGGTGACGTTCGAGACCGGCGCCCCAGAGCGCTACGACCTGGTGATCGGCGCCGACGGCCTGCACTCGGGGGTCCGGCAACTGACCTTCGGCGACCAGGCCCGGGAACATTTCCTCGGTGGCTACCTGGCGGTGGTGTCGGTGCCGAAAATGCTTGCGCCCAAAGGTGAGATGAGCGGATACCTGGCACCGCGGAAGATCGCCATGGTGTACAGCGCCGACCACCTCGACGATGCCCGCGCGGTGTTCATGTTCCGCACCGATGAGCCCCTCGACTACCACTACCGCGACATCGACGCGCAAAAGCGCCACCTACGCGCGGCGTTCGAGGGCGTCGGTCCCGAGATCGACCACTGGCTCGGGGAACTCGACGACACCCCGTCGTTCTATTTCGACGCCATCACCCAACTGGAGATGAGCACCTGGTCCCGGGGCCGGGTGACGCTGGTCGGTGACGCCGGGTACTGCCCTGGCCCCGGCGTCGGCGGCAGCACCAGCCTGGCGGTATACGGCGCCTACGTGCTGGCGCATGCCTTGACGGCGCACCGCGGCGATCACACTGCCGCGTTCGCCGCCTACGAACGGACCATGGCCGCACCGGTGGACGGCAGCCGCGCCATGGCACGGTTCAACGCCAAGACCATCGTGCCCGAGTCTGCTTGGGGCGCAAGAACACTTCTCGGCGTCGGGCGGGCCATATCGGTGTTGCCACGTGGCCTGACCGGGCGACTGGCGCGGCTCAACGCGAAGGGCGTCCGGCTCTACGACACCATGCCGCTGCCCGACTGA
- a CDS encoding DUF7373 family lipoprotein — protein MSRRHLAVLLAAVVVGGCANSEPGQAEKPAGGPPSSVVDASLLGSGNFPVTPTPPLGTAGVMSTGALIDARRLADDVVGPWEIDPQMVVPGQSRAVVIPGAPALGTILPAAVASTAGAHNMLYGFASDRQDPDRWRLMNAVLRFPDAAAAGAAAADLAGAVAGLTPTLDHPVPISGHPDARAVTLGSNLDAGPDQPVTLYAFTPHGPYVLTQLVYAPDQDAAATAVAAALTAQMPRIDQFVPTDPAKFAALAVDPSGMLSHTMPPPTFPDPPSSRLPDAKVGGYLPRAALHFQDDPAGAAPLLEAAGLREMTYDQTILYRVKDAAAAKKLVDDLADLTGRTEVSTRPANAVDFLPGSRCVQSEMDPTMTNGSMFYCFAALNDTVIAVHNADATGARQETAAQYKMLLTP, from the coding sequence ATGTCCCGGCGGCACCTCGCGGTGCTACTCGCAGCGGTGGTCGTGGGCGGCTGTGCCAACTCCGAGCCGGGACAGGCCGAGAAACCGGCCGGTGGGCCGCCGTCGTCCGTCGTTGACGCGAGCCTGCTCGGCAGCGGGAACTTCCCGGTGACTCCGACGCCGCCCTTGGGCACGGCGGGTGTCATGTCGACCGGGGCCTTGATCGATGCGCGCCGGTTGGCCGACGACGTCGTGGGGCCCTGGGAGATCGATCCGCAGATGGTGGTGCCCGGCCAATCCCGGGCCGTCGTGATCCCCGGCGCGCCGGCCCTCGGCACGATCCTGCCCGCCGCGGTGGCGAGCACCGCCGGCGCCCACAACATGCTCTACGGCTTCGCGTCCGACCGGCAGGACCCCGACCGGTGGCGGTTGATGAACGCCGTCCTACGGTTCCCCGACGCAGCCGCGGCAGGCGCGGCCGCCGCGGATCTGGCAGGCGCGGTCGCCGGGCTGACGCCGACCTTGGATCACCCGGTGCCGATCAGTGGGCACCCGGACGCGCGAGCCGTCACGCTCGGCTCGAACCTTGACGCCGGGCCGGATCAGCCGGTCACGCTCTACGCGTTCACGCCGCACGGTCCGTATGTGCTGACACAGTTGGTCTACGCGCCGGACCAGGACGCCGCGGCAACGGCCGTCGCCGCCGCGCTGACCGCGCAGATGCCGCGCATCGACCAATTCGTGCCGACCGATCCGGCGAAGTTCGCGGCGCTGGCGGTGGATCCGTCGGGCATGTTGTCGCACACCATGCCGCCCCCGACTTTTCCCGATCCGCCGTCTTCCCGGCTGCCCGACGCCAAGGTCGGCGGTTACCTGCCGCGGGCCGCGCTCCATTTTCAGGACGATCCGGCCGGGGCCGCACCGCTGTTGGAGGCCGCAGGGCTGCGGGAGATGACGTATGACCAGACGATCCTCTATCGCGTGAAAGACGCGGCGGCCGCCAAGAAGTTGGTTGACGACCTGGCCGATCTCACCGGGCGCACCGAGGTGTCGACGCGGCCGGCCAATGCCGTCGACTTCCTGCCGGGCAGCCGCTGCGTCCAATCCGAGATGGATCCGACGATGACCAACGGTTCGATGTTCTATTGCTTTGCGGCGCTGAACGACACCGTCATCGCAGTGCACAACGCCGATGCCACCGGTGCACGCCAGGAGACGGCGGCGCAGTACAAGATGCTGTTGACGCCTTAG
- a CDS encoding YqjF family protein, whose translation MDGFLVDAPPLRPPVWVQQFWGDLTFLHWPVDPASVAHLYPPGTAPDIFSDGLTYVGLVPFVMHRSAVAGGVPLPYFGTFAETNVRLYSVDAAGRHGVLFRSLETTRLAVVGATRLGMGVPYTWAKLRVTRTGDRITYSGTRRWPERGLRTLADVAIGAPVEPSPLEVWLTARWGAHTRKAGRTWWVPNEHPTWPLQQAEVVELTDDLVPASGVVPVGPPLRALFSPGVLARFGRPTALR comes from the coding sequence GTGGACGGATTTCTGGTCGACGCACCGCCGCTGCGGCCGCCGGTGTGGGTGCAGCAGTTCTGGGGTGACCTCACGTTCCTGCACTGGCCCGTCGACCCGGCGAGCGTCGCGCACCTGTATCCGCCCGGCACCGCGCCGGACATCTTCTCCGACGGGCTGACGTACGTCGGCCTGGTGCCGTTCGTCATGCACCGCTCGGCGGTGGCCGGCGGTGTGCCGTTGCCGTACTTCGGCACCTTCGCCGAAACCAACGTGCGGCTGTACTCGGTCGACGCCGCCGGCCGGCACGGCGTGCTGTTCCGGTCGCTGGAGACGACGCGGCTGGCGGTCGTGGGGGCGACGCGGCTCGGCATGGGTGTGCCCTACACCTGGGCCAAACTGCGCGTCACCCGCACCGGTGACCGGATCACCTACTCGGGCACGCGCCGGTGGCCCGAGCGGGGCCTGCGCACCCTGGCCGACGTCGCGATCGGTGCGCCCGTCGAACCCTCGCCCTTGGAGGTGTGGCTGACGGCTCGGTGGGGCGCGCACACCCGCAAGGCCGGCCGGACGTGGTGGGTGCCCAACGAACATCCCACCTGGCCGCTGCAACAGGCCGAGGTGGTCGAGCTGACCGACGATCTGGTGCCGGCCAGCGGGGTGGTGCCGGTGGGTCCGCCGTTGCGCGCGCTGTTCTCGCCGGGCGTGCTGGCCCGTTTCGGGCGGCCGACCGCGCTTCGTTGA
- a CDS encoding PPOX class F420-dependent oxidoreductase has product MGELSDDVIAFLSEGTRTAVLGWTAADGRPLAAPVWFVVDDGALVFNTGKDTAKGRALARDPRVVLCVDDTTPPYGFVQVQGVAELSEDPTELLDIATRTGGRYMGADRAEEYGRRNGVPGELVVRVKPTKVIAAFDVAE; this is encoded by the coding sequence ATGGGCGAACTTTCAGACGACGTGATCGCATTTCTCTCCGAAGGCACGCGTACCGCCGTGCTCGGCTGGACAGCTGCCGACGGCCGGCCGCTGGCCGCGCCCGTGTGGTTCGTGGTGGATGACGGCGCGCTGGTGTTCAACACCGGCAAGGACACCGCCAAAGGACGGGCCCTGGCCCGTGATCCCCGGGTGGTGTTGTGCGTCGACGACACCACCCCGCCCTATGGGTTTGTCCAAGTTCAGGGAGTCGCCGAACTGAGCGAGGATCCCACCGAGCTTCTCGACATCGCCACGCGCACCGGCGGCCGCTACATGGGCGCCGACCGCGCCGAGGAATACGGTCGCCGCAACGGTGTTCCCGGCGAACTCGTGGTCCGGGTGAAACCGACGAAAGTCATTGCCGCATTTGACGTGGCGGAGTGA
- a CDS encoding class I SAM-dependent methyltransferase, with protein MSSRQRLFRAFYRLGFTPWDGHPLATSLRELVEGDGALTPGTALDIGCGTGDNALYLAGLGWDVTGIDYVAKAVEKARAKAAKRDAAAPGSVRFDQADATRLTGQGIGADFALIVDNGCLHGMSADDRDAYVGEVTAVAAPDARLLIVAFVPGASFGVPGIDPAEVERRFALGWTLLASGDEPGLDHNGKNPARYYLFARRRT; from the coding sequence ATGTCGTCCCGACAACGCTTGTTCCGGGCCTTCTACCGGCTCGGCTTCACCCCGTGGGACGGGCATCCGCTAGCCACCAGCCTGCGTGAATTGGTCGAGGGCGACGGTGCCCTGACACCGGGGACCGCGCTCGACATCGGTTGCGGCACCGGCGACAACGCGTTGTACCTGGCCGGGCTCGGCTGGGACGTCACCGGCATCGACTACGTCGCGAAGGCAGTCGAGAAGGCGCGCGCCAAAGCCGCCAAGCGCGACGCCGCGGCGCCGGGCTCGGTGCGATTCGACCAGGCCGACGCCACCCGGCTCACCGGGCAGGGCATCGGCGCGGACTTCGCGCTCATCGTCGACAACGGCTGCCTGCACGGCATGAGTGCCGACGACCGCGACGCCTACGTGGGCGAGGTGACGGCGGTCGCGGCGCCGGACGCGCGTCTGCTGATCGTCGCGTTCGTCCCGGGTGCCTCGTTCGGCGTGCCCGGAATCGATCCGGCCGAGGTGGAGCGGCGCTTCGCGCTCGGGTGGACGCTGCTCGCCAGCGGTGACGAACCGGGGCTGGACCACAACGGCAAGAACCCGGCGCGCTACTACCTGTTCGCGCGGCGGCGCACCTGA
- the hpaH gene encoding 2-oxo-hept-4-ene-1,7-dioate hydratase, producing MLNTDTVAAVAAQLEAAQVNRQQISQVSRVYPQMDLDDAYAIQQAWMRHKIAAGREVRGHKIGLTSRAMQRSSNIDEPDYGVLLDDMFFHDGAELPADRFIVPRVEVELAFILDRALSGPRCSVVDVLDATRYVMPALEIIDARIEQVDPETGRTRTVFDTISDNAANAAVVLGGKPVRPNAIDLRWVSALCYRNAVIEESGVAAAVLNHPAVGVAWLANRLGARGVTLQPGDVILSGSFTRPVQARPGDTFHVDYGPLGSISCRFGRLDESAGHAS from the coding sequence ATGCTGAACACCGATACCGTGGCGGCCGTGGCAGCCCAACTCGAGGCTGCCCAGGTGAACCGCCAACAGATATCGCAGGTGTCCCGCGTCTACCCACAGATGGATCTCGACGACGCGTATGCCATTCAACAGGCCTGGATGCGGCACAAGATCGCCGCCGGCCGCGAGGTACGCGGGCACAAGATCGGTCTGACCTCGCGGGCCATGCAACGCTCGTCGAACATCGACGAGCCCGACTACGGTGTGCTCCTCGACGACATGTTCTTCCACGACGGCGCCGAGCTGCCGGCCGACCGCTTCATCGTCCCCCGCGTCGAGGTGGAACTCGCCTTCATCCTCGATCGCGCGCTCTCCGGGCCGCGTTGCTCCGTCGTCGACGTGCTGGACGCCACCCGCTATGTCATGCCGGCACTCGAGATCATCGACGCCCGCATCGAACAAGTCGATCCCGAAACCGGCCGCACCCGGACGGTGTTCGACACCATTTCCGACAATGCCGCCAATGCGGCCGTCGTACTCGGTGGAAAGCCGGTGCGCCCCAACGCTATCGATCTGCGCTGGGTCAGTGCCCTGTGCTATCGCAACGCGGTGATCGAGGAGAGCGGCGTCGCCGCGGCCGTCCTGAACCACCCGGCGGTCGGGGTTGCCTGGCTGGCCAACCGGCTGGGGGCACGTGGTGTGACCCTGCAACCCGGCGATGTCATCCTCTCCGGTTCGTTCACTCGTCCCGTGCAAGCCCGCCCCGGCGACACCTTCCACGTCGACTACGGACCGCTCGGATCGATCTCCTGCCGATTCGGTCGGCTCGACGAAAGTGCAGGCCATGCAAGCTGA
- a CDS encoding pyridoxamine 5'-phosphate oxidase family protein, which yields MALSKDEREQFLAEPHIGALSVNAGPDRGPLTLPIWYQYTPGGKLWLLTGLGSRKHKLIEAAGHLSLMAERLEPSVRYVAVDGPVLSIETGTDEQLVEMAERYLGKEKAPAYLEMARREHGPSVTVTVDPKHWLSADLGAL from the coding sequence ATGGCCCTTTCCAAGGATGAACGCGAACAATTTCTGGCCGAACCACACATCGGGGCACTGTCCGTCAACGCCGGGCCGGACCGCGGTCCCCTGACGCTGCCGATCTGGTACCAGTACACCCCCGGCGGCAAACTGTGGCTGCTGACCGGTCTCGGCTCCCGTAAACACAAGCTGATCGAGGCGGCCGGACACCTGTCGCTGATGGCCGAGCGGCTGGAGCCGTCGGTCCGCTACGTCGCCGTCGACGGTCCGGTGCTCAGCATCGAGACGGGCACCGACGAGCAGCTGGTCGAGATGGCCGAGCGGTACCTCGGCAAAGAGAAGGCCCCGGCGTACCTCGAGATGGCCCGGCGCGAGCACGGCCCCAGCGTGACCGTCACCGTCGACCCGAAGCACTGGCTGTCGGCCGACCTCGGGGCGCTGTGA
- a CDS encoding type VII secretion target: MAPELHVDPQVLTAAASTMTSCGSAVGEAKPGEPLNSAAAGMSGLASGAACQRVAPVLNTDCQNLGKAITGFADSLRTAATKYQSTDAAAGNAIGKTMPGR, translated from the coding sequence ATGGCCCCCGAATTGCACGTCGATCCGCAGGTGCTGACTGCCGCGGCGAGCACCATGACCTCGTGCGGCTCGGCCGTCGGCGAAGCCAAGCCGGGAGAACCCCTGAACTCGGCCGCGGCCGGCATGTCGGGGCTCGCCTCCGGCGCCGCCTGCCAGCGCGTCGCCCCGGTGCTGAACACCGACTGCCAGAACCTGGGCAAGGCCATCACGGGCTTCGCCGACTCACTGCGCACCGCGGCCACCAAGTACCAGAGCACCGACGCCGCGGCGGGCAACGCCATCGGCAAGACCATGCCGGGACGCTAA
- a CDS encoding TetR/AcrR family transcriptional regulator, giving the protein MARTPSETRSRIQNVARELFSQKGVQRTSLQDIADELGISKPALYYHFSSREDLVRSILQPLIDEGEEFVAAQERLRGAARATPRELLQGYFDFHYRHRADLLLIVTELTTLADLGLIDRMLAWRERLGKLVFGRGPTLEQSTRAVIAFGGLQDCCLQFPDVPVDQLRRATVDGAMAALGLPE; this is encoded by the coding sequence GTGGCGAGAACCCCGTCCGAGACTCGATCGCGCATCCAGAATGTGGCGCGCGAGCTATTCAGCCAGAAGGGCGTGCAGCGGACGAGCCTGCAGGACATCGCCGATGAGCTCGGCATCAGTAAACCCGCGCTCTACTACCACTTCAGCTCGCGTGAAGACCTCGTGCGCAGCATCCTGCAGCCGTTGATCGACGAAGGCGAGGAATTCGTCGCTGCCCAGGAACGGTTGCGCGGCGCAGCGCGGGCCACTCCGCGCGAGCTGCTGCAGGGCTACTTCGACTTCCACTACCGGCACCGCGCCGACCTGCTGCTGATCGTCACCGAGCTGACCACGCTGGCAGACCTGGGGCTGATCGACAGGATGCTGGCCTGGCGCGAGCGGCTCGGCAAGCTGGTCTTCGGGCGCGGGCCCACCCTCGAACAGTCCACCCGGGCCGTCATCGCGTTCGGTGGTCTCCAGGACTGCTGCCTGCAGTTCCCGGACGTGCCGGTCGACCAACTCAGACGCGCGACGGTCGACGGTGCGATGGCCGCGCTCGGGCTGCCGGAGTGA
- a CDS encoding TIGR03618 family F420-dependent PPOX class oxidoreductase, whose product MTDLSAFAELSARDHGLVVLNTLRGDGSIQSSVVNAGVMPHPETGEPVVALVAIGSTRKLRNLRADPRTSVVAHAGWQWLTTEGTAEVIGPDDTDAETLRVLLRNVFTAAGGTHDDWDTYDRVMREEGRVAVLISPTRVYSNPAR is encoded by the coding sequence ATGACCGACCTTTCCGCATTCGCCGAGTTGTCCGCCCGCGATCACGGGCTGGTCGTGCTGAACACCCTGCGTGGTGACGGCAGCATCCAGTCCTCGGTGGTCAATGCCGGTGTGATGCCGCATCCGGAAACCGGGGAGCCGGTCGTCGCGCTGGTCGCGATCGGGTCCACCCGCAAGTTGCGCAATCTGCGAGCCGACCCGCGCACCTCGGTCGTCGCGCACGCGGGGTGGCAGTGGCTGACGACCGAGGGCACGGCCGAGGTCATCGGCCCCGACGACACTGACGCCGAGACACTGCGGGTGTTGTTGCGCAACGTCTTCACCGCTGCCGGCGGCACGCACGACGACTGGGACACCTATGACCGCGTCATGCGCGAAGAAGGTCGGGTGGCGGTGCTGATCTCACCCACGCGGGTGTACTCGAACCCGGCGCGCTGA